A single genomic interval of Tautonia marina harbors:
- a CDS encoding phosphoribosylaminoimidazolesuccinocarboxamide synthase, with the protein MSALLETNLAGLPKRSGKVRDVYDLGDRLLIVATDRISAYDWVLPNGIPDKGRILTGLSVFWFGRLNTPHHFISTDLDAAGLDLSADDRAQLDGRVMLVRKAEVIPFECVVRGYLFGSAWREYRTKGTVCGERLPTSLVEAAKLDPPLFTPATKADEGHDENVSFEELSTDLGPELAETLRDLSVQIYRQAAEHAASTNLILADTKFEFGRDTSSGELILIDEVLTPDSSRYWPLDAYKPGVVPPSFDKQFVRDWLDSTDWDKQSEPPALPDAIVEQTRAKYIQAFELLTGQSFPKR; encoded by the coding sequence GTGTCGGCTTTGCTCGAAACGAATCTCGCGGGTCTCCCGAAGCGATCGGGGAAGGTCCGCGACGTGTACGACCTGGGCGATCGTCTCTTGATCGTCGCGACCGACCGCATCAGTGCGTACGACTGGGTCTTGCCGAACGGAATTCCCGACAAAGGCCGCATCTTGACCGGCCTCTCCGTCTTCTGGTTCGGTCGGCTCAACACGCCCCATCACTTCATCTCGACCGATCTCGACGCCGCCGGGCTCGACCTCTCGGCCGACGACCGCGCCCAGCTCGACGGCCGGGTCATGCTCGTCCGCAAGGCCGAGGTCATCCCCTTCGAGTGCGTCGTTCGGGGCTACCTCTTTGGCAGCGCCTGGCGCGAGTACCGGACCAAAGGGACCGTCTGCGGCGAGCGCCTGCCCACCAGCCTTGTCGAGGCCGCCAAGCTCGACCCCCCGCTGTTCACCCCCGCCACCAAGGCCGACGAGGGGCACGACGAGAACGTCAGCTTCGAAGAACTCTCAACCGACCTCGGCCCCGAACTCGCGGAAACACTCCGCGACCTCAGCGTTCAGATCTACCGCCAGGCGGCCGAACACGCCGCCTCCACCAACCTGATCCTCGCCGACACCAAGTTCGAGTTCGGCCGCGACACCTCCAGCGGCGAACTCATTCTCATCGACGAGGTGCTCACGCCCGACAGCTCTCGCTACTGGCCGCTCGACGCCTACAAGCCCGGCGTCGTCCCCCCTTCGTTCGACAAGCAATTCGTCCGCGACTGGCTCGATTCGACCGACTGGGACAAGCAAAGCGAACCCCCTGCCCTGCCCGACGCAATTGTCGAACAGACCCGAG
- a CDS encoding DUF1501 domain-containing protein → MYRLDARKPAHFCDGLTRRDFLHAGSLATLGLSLPGLHALEAQGAVKRDQDMNCIMLFLVGGPSQHDTWDMKPDAPSEIRGPFRPIDTNVPGIQISEIFPKLAANMDKVALVRSVYHTATAVHDTGHQMMQTGRLFGNGAIKYPHMGSVLSYLKGPRGDVPPHVLLPRPIGNTGGNMPHGQDAGFLGKSYDPFVLGADPNAPDFKVPDLLPPEYVTQVRESRRRSFRNAIDGAVRDFEASEDARLLDENFQRAYGLMSSAEAREAFALDAEPEDLRNRYGRTRFGQSCLMARRLVERGVRFVTVNMFETVFNEVTWDIHGSSPFSAIESYQNEIGPNFDTAYTALLTDLYERGMLENTMILAFGEFGRTPKINPAGGRDHHPACWTVLFAGGPIQGGNVVGASDEIGHSPKDRPVSTAEIAATVYHGLGIDLDTELPGPQGRPLRVVDHGVEPIHPLF, encoded by the coding sequence ATGTATCGGCTCGATGCTCGCAAACCGGCCCATTTCTGCGACGGACTGACCCGTCGGGATTTCTTGCATGCCGGCTCACTCGCAACCCTGGGGCTCTCCCTGCCCGGCCTGCATGCGCTGGAGGCCCAGGGGGCCGTCAAGCGCGACCAGGACATGAACTGCATCATGCTGTTTCTGGTTGGCGGGCCAAGCCAGCATGACACCTGGGACATGAAGCCCGATGCGCCGAGCGAGATTCGAGGCCCCTTCCGGCCGATCGACACGAACGTGCCGGGCATCCAGATCAGTGAGATCTTCCCGAAGCTGGCCGCCAACATGGACAAGGTGGCCCTTGTCCGGTCGGTCTATCACACGGCGACCGCCGTGCACGACACCGGCCACCAGATGATGCAGACCGGCCGACTCTTCGGCAACGGAGCGATCAAGTACCCGCACATGGGCTCGGTCCTTTCGTACCTGAAAGGCCCCCGAGGAGACGTGCCGCCGCACGTCTTGCTGCCCCGGCCGATCGGCAACACCGGCGGCAACATGCCGCACGGGCAAGACGCCGGATTCCTGGGCAAGAGCTACGATCCGTTCGTACTCGGCGCCGATCCGAACGCCCCGGACTTCAAGGTGCCCGACCTCTTGCCGCCGGAGTACGTAACGCAGGTCCGGGAATCGCGTCGCCGTTCCTTCCGCAACGCCATTGACGGCGCGGTCCGGGACTTCGAAGCGTCGGAAGACGCCCGGTTGCTCGACGAGAACTTCCAGCGCGCCTACGGCTTGATGTCGAGTGCCGAGGCCCGCGAAGCTTTCGCCCTCGACGCCGAGCCCGAGGACCTTCGCAACCGATACGGCCGAACCCGGTTCGGCCAGAGCTGCCTGATGGCCCGCCGCCTGGTCGAGCGTGGCGTGCGGTTCGTCACGGTGAACATGTTCGAAACGGTCTTCAATGAGGTGACCTGGGACATCCACGGCTCGTCGCCGTTCAGCGCGATCGAGTCGTACCAGAACGAGATCGGGCCGAATTTCGACACCGCGTATACCGCCTTGCTCACCGACCTTTATGAGCGAGGAATGCTAGAAAACACGATGATCCTGGCGTTCGGCGAGTTCGGCCGGACCCCGAAGATCAACCCCGCGGGCGGTCGAGATCACCACCCGGCCTGCTGGACCGTCTTGTTTGCCGGTGGCCCGATCCAAGGCGGCAACGTGGTGGGAGCGTCGGACGAAATCGGCCACTCGCCGAAAGATCGGCCCGTTTCCACGGCCGAGATCGCCGCGACCGTCTATCATGGTCTTGGGATCGACCTCGACACGGAACTGCCCGGCCCTCAAGGGCGACCGCTCCGGGTGGTTGATCACGGTGTCGAGCCGATTCACCCCTTGTTCTGA
- a CDS encoding class I SAM-dependent methyltransferase yields MPSSHDRAVASAFDAQADQFERAPVQTDPAALARLLEVADLEPESLVLDVGCGPGLVAEALLEAGHSVVGIDLSTEMIARARRRCERFGDRVVFLVGSLQDPQPAEFAPFDACLSRYVLHHIHDPMLFVARQAALLRSGGVLVLSDQTTDPSPESRSWHQGVERLRDHSHTSHATPGELADLLTVSGMESVHMQEETFVLDFDEWFDRGSPQREKAFVRHVVLSGPPTHGFRPQEQTDGRIRIECWRATARGVKSGR; encoded by the coding sequence GTGCCTTCTTCCCATGACCGGGCCGTTGCCTCCGCGTTCGATGCTCAGGCGGATCAGTTTGAACGGGCTCCCGTGCAGACCGATCCCGCCGCGCTTGCCCGGCTGCTTGAGGTGGCCGATCTGGAACCCGAAAGCCTGGTGCTCGACGTCGGCTGCGGCCCCGGTCTGGTGGCCGAGGCGTTGCTCGAAGCCGGGCACAGCGTGGTCGGCATTGACCTGTCAACCGAGATGATCGCCCGCGCCCGCCGTCGTTGCGAACGATTTGGGGATCGGGTGGTCTTCCTCGTGGGGTCGCTCCAGGACCCTCAGCCAGCCGAGTTCGCCCCGTTCGACGCCTGCCTCTCGCGCTACGTCTTGCATCATATTCATGATCCGATGCTGTTTGTCGCTCGGCAGGCGGCGTTGCTTCGCTCCGGTGGGGTGCTGGTCCTGAGCGATCAAACCACTGATCCGTCTCCGGAGTCGAGGTCGTGGCACCAGGGGGTCGAGCGGCTTCGAGACCATTCGCATACCTCCCACGCCACTCCGGGAGAACTGGCCGACCTGCTGACCGTTTCGGGCATGGAGTCGGTCCACATGCAGGAAGAAACGTTCGTGCTCGACTTCGACGAGTGGTTCGACCGCGGATCGCCTCAGCGGGAGAAGGCGTTCGTCCGTCACGTGGTCCTGTCCGGCCCGCCGACTCACGGCTTCCGTCCCCAGGAACAGACCGACGGTCGCATTCGGATCGAGTGCTGGCGCGCCACGGCCCGAGGCGTCAAGAGCGGCCGATAA